From Strongyloides ratti genome assembly S_ratti_ED321, scaffold srae_chrx_scaffold0000002:
ACTTGACCAAATAGGTGAAGATTTAGTACATGTTTTAGATAAAGTTGACATTAAAGCATGTGTCGCATTTGGTGAAGGTGCTGGagcaaatattatttgtagaTTTGCCATTGCTCATCCAAATCGTTTAATTGGAGTTTGTTTACTTCATTGTACATCTACTTCAGCTggattaattgaaaaaagtaAAGATAAACTTGCTAATATGCAATTAGAATCTGGAATTATGACTCAAAGTGCTTGGGATTACATTGCTCTTCACAAATTTGGTTCTGTAagtagataaaataaaaattattttaatatttttttttcatttatagtCTGATTGCCAAAATAAAGAGGAGTATATTGAACATTTAAAGACATCTCTTAATCCAAAGAATTTgtcaaaatatttgttttcaTACAGTAAAAGAACCGATCTTTCTTCAATAATAAATGCAAAAATTGGTGACATTGAAACATTACTTGTTACTGGTGCAAAAACACCACATATAGCAGCTGTTTATACTACTCATAAAtcaatgaataaaaaaaagacaacTTTATTAGTTGTTGACGATGTTAGTGATGTTTTGACAGAAGCTGTAAGTTTATTGTATttgatattgaaaatattttattataaaaattttttaagccTGATAAACTTGCACGTTCATTTATCTTACTTTGCAAAGGATGTGGCGTTTTATCTCAAGTCCCAATACCTGGTATGGAACGTCAAAGAACCTTATCATCATCAATGGAAGAAGCTGATAGACCAAGAAGATTTTCAATAACTCAACAACCAACATCTGTTGTTCAATAAGAATGCTCTCAAGTTATATTCCTATAAAATAGgctatatttcatttttctaCAATTTTTGATGCAAAGGagttttgaaatattatctaCATAAACttcttatcattaatttttttttttaatattattctcatatgtttttttaagtGGTTTGAAGTTACACAATTACATGATAAGTTttctatcaaaaaaaaaataaaagaaaaaaaaaaacatttataaactttttaccaatgaaagaaaatttcttttttttttgcgttttttttttataaaaagaaa
This genomic window contains:
- a CDS encoding BcDNA.GH02439, with amino-acid sequence MASSNECQEIIVDGKYCQLTVFVQGDLNEIHHKTTILTVHDIGGNHKDFIKFVNQPSMSSVKANAIFLHVCVPGQEDNALDFAGEFPSLDQIGEDLVHVLDKVDIKACVAFGEGAGANIICRFAIAHPNRLIGVCLLHCTSTSAGLIEKSKDKLANMQLESGIMTQSAWDYIALHKFGSSDCQNKEEYIEHLKTSLNPKNLSKYLFSYSKRTDLSSIINAKIGDIETLLVTGAKTPHIAAVYTTHKSMNKKKTTLLVVDDVSDVLTEAPDKLARSFILLCKGCGVLSQVPIPGMERQRTLSSSMEEADRPRRFSITQQPTSVVQ